In Phyllostomus discolor isolate MPI-MPIP mPhyDis1 chromosome 2, mPhyDis1.pri.v3, whole genome shotgun sequence, the following are encoded in one genomic region:
- the BTG1 gene encoding protein BTG1, which yields MHPFYSRAATMIGEIAAAVSFISKFLRTKGLTSERQLQTFSQSLQELLAEHYKHHWFPEKPCKGSGYRCIRINHKMDPLIGQAAQRIGLSSQELFRLLPSELTLWVDPYEVSYRIGEDGSICVLYEASPAGGSTQSSTNVQMVDSRISCKEELLLGRTSPSKNYNMMTVSG from the exons ATGCATCCCTTCTACTCTCGGGCCGCCACCATGATAGGTGAGATCGCTGCCGCCGTGTCCTTCATCTCCAAGTTTCTCCGCACCAAGGGGCTCACGAGCGAGCGACAGCTGCAGACCTTCAGCCAGAGCCTCCAGGAACTGCTGGCAG AGCATTATAAACATCACTGGTTCCCCGAAAAGCCGTGCAAAGGATCAGGTTACCGTTGTATTCGCATCAACCATAAAATGGATCCTCTGATTGGACAGGCAGCACAGCGGATTGGACTGAGCAGTCAGGAGCTGTTCAGGCTTCTCCCAAGTGAACTCACACTCTGGGTTGATCCCTACGAAGTGTCCTACAGAATTGGAGAGGATGGCTCCATCTGTGTGTTGTATGAAGCCTCACCAGCAGGAGGTAGCACTCAAAGCAGTACCAACGTGCAAATGGTAGACAGCAGAATCAGCTGTAAGGAGGAACTTCTCTTGGGCAGAACAAGCCCTTCCAAAAACTACAATATGATGACTGTATCAGGTTAA